One region of Citrus sinensis cultivar Valencia sweet orange chromosome 6, DVS_A1.0, whole genome shotgun sequence genomic DNA includes:
- the LOC102608921 gene encoding probable WRKY transcription factor 33 isoform X1 → MASSSFFMNNSMDSFSQNRTTTTANTTSSSSTITSSWGFTNYTNSDHQIGLEIPKFKSLSPSSLPLSPPPVSPSSFLSIPPSGFSPGALLDSPVLFSNILASPTTEAFNWISNQQNISKMEENNYFDFSFQTQTRPSSNSVSVQEESVKRQQEPWNFNKPTKESDFSTENPGVKSEFAPMESFSSDMASYQTNVQSNAAPQSGNYGHYNQSSAYTREQKRSEDGYNWRKYGQKQVKGSENPRSYFKCTFPDCPMKKKVERSLDGQITEIVYKGSHNHPKPTSTRRSSSSQSMQHSTCANSDLSDQSVGPLGNTHTDSFSMQNESSTSFGEDDFVEQGSPTSNPIGDDDENEPDAKRWKGENDIEGVIGTGSRTVREPRIVVQTTSDIDILDDGYRWRKYGQKVVKGNPNPRSYYKCTTTGCPVRKHVERASHDMRAVITTYEGKHNHDVPAARGSGYTLTRPLPNTNTGNVPVPIRPSVTAMASHSNLSNYSNSLNNTRFPSSSGSQAPYTAAMLQSTGSYGISGFAKPTGSYMMNQTQQSDGLFNRAKDEPRDDLFLESFLNSNS, encoded by the exons ATGGCAtcctcttcattttttatgaaCAACAGCATGGACAGTTTCAGCCAAAACAGAACAACTACTACTGCTAATactacttcttcttcttcaactatTACTAGTAGCTGGGGATTCACTAATTATACAAATTCTGATCATCAAATTGGCCTTGAAATTCCAAAGTTTAAATCACTCTCACCGTCTTCACTTCCCTTATCTCCTCCTCCtgtttctccttcttctttcttATCGATCCCACCTTCTGGTTTTAGCCCCGGTGCGCTCTTGGACTCCCCTGTTCTTTTCTCTAAc ATTCTTGCTTCACCAACAACTGAAGCCTTCAACTGGATTAGCAATCAGCAAAATATCTCCAAGATGGAAGAGAATAACTACTTTGATTTCTCTTTTCAAACCCAAACAAGGCCTTCTTCCAACTCTGTTTCAGTG CAGGAGGAATCAGTTAAGAGGCAACAAGAACCATGGAACTTCAATAAGCCCACAAAGGAATCTGATTTTTCAACAGAAAATCCAGGGGTGAAATCAGAATTTGCCCCAATGGAAAGCTTCTCTTCAGATATGGCATCATATCAAACAAATGTTCAGAGCAATGCTGCTCCTCAATCTGGTAATTACGGTCATTACAATCAATCATCTGCATATACACGAGAGCAGAAAAGATCAGAAGATGGTTATAATTGGAGAAAATACGGGCAAAAGCAAGTGAAAGGAAGCGAAAATCCCCGGAGTTATTTCAAATGTACTTTCCCGGATTGTCCGATgaagaaaaaagttgagaggTCGTTGGATGGACAGATTACTGAAATAGTGTATAAAGGGAGTCACAATCATCCCAAGCCTACATCTACTAGGAGATCATCATCTTCTCAATCAATGCAACACTCTACATGTGCCAATTCTGATCTTTCTGATCAGTCTGTCGGGCCGTTAGGCAACACACATACAGACTCTTTCTCTATGCAGAATGAGTCTTCAACCTCATTCGGAGAGGACGATTTTGTTGAGCAAGGATCACCAACGAGTAATCCCataggagatgatgatgaaaatgaacCTGATGCTAAAAGATG GAAGGGGGAAAATGACATTGAGGGTGTTATTGGTACCGGGAGCAGAACTGTGAGGGAGCCAAGAATTGTAGTTCAAACAACAAGTGATATAGACATACTTGATGATGGATACAGGTGGAGGAAATATGGACAGAAAGTAGTGAAAGGGAATCCTAATCCAAG GAGCTACTACAAGTGTACAACTACTGGATGTCCGGTAAGGAAACATGTAGAGCGAGCATCACATGATATGAGAGCTGTGATCACAACCTATGAAGGGAAACACAATCATGATGTTCCAGCAGCTCGTGGTAGCGGCTATACGTTGACTAGACCTTTACCTAATACTAATACCGGCAATGTGCCTGTGCCGATAAGGCCATCTGTAACCGCCATGGCTAGTCATtctaatttatcaaattactCTAACTCCCTTAACAACACTAGGTTTCCATCATCATCAGGAAGTCAAGCGCCATATACAGCCGCAATGCTGCAGAGCACAGGGAGTTATGGAATCTCAGGATTTGCAAAGCCAACAGGTTCATACATGATGAATCAGACTCAACAATCAGATGGTTTGTTCAATAGAGCCAAAGACGAGCCACGGGATGACTTATTCCTGGAATCATTCCTAAATTCAAATAGCTAA
- the LOC102608629 gene encoding CASP-like protein 4B1, giving the protein MSEMEEKKGVESPQFETRMDAPTADVENQTPSSGFGVAAITRRWKREDLLKRGSLALRGLAMVFSLLAFIVMASNRHGDWKDFDKYEEFRYVLAIAILSTLYTLGQVLRHVHELSTGRQMMQKRTSALIDFFGDQIISYLLISSASSAVPMTNRMREGADNLFTDSLAASISMQFLAFLALAFSALISGYKLSSQSYI; this is encoded by the exons ATGTCAGAAATGGAGGAGAAAAAAGGAGTGGAGTCACCACAATTCGAGACCCGAATGGATGCGCCGACGGCTGACGTGGAGAACCAGACGCCGTCGTCTGGGTTCGGTGTCGCGGCGATTACAAGGCGATGGAAGAGGGAGGATTTGCTGAAGAGAGGGTCTCTGGCTTTGAGGGGATTGGCTATGGTATTTTCTCTGCTTGCTTTCATTGTCATGGCCAGTAACCGGCATGGTGATTGgaaagattttgataaatacGAAGAGTTCAg aTATGTTTTGGCGATAGCAATTCTTTCGACTCTCTATACTCTAGGGCAAGTTTTGCGTCATGTTCACGAGTTATCAACAGGCAGACAAATGATGCAGAAGCGAACCTCTGCATTAATTGACTTCTTTGGAGATCAG ATTATATCTTATCTGTTGATATCATCAGCATCTTCGGCGGTTCCCATGACAAATAGGATGAGAGAGGGAgctgataatttatttacagaCTCCTTAGCGGCTTCCATTAGCATGCAGTTCTTAGCATTCCTAGCATTGGCATTTTCAGCACTCATTTCGGGGTATAAGTTATCATCTCAGTCTTACATCTAA
- the LOC102608921 gene encoding probable WRKY transcription factor 33 isoform X2 → MASSSFFMNNSMDSFSQNRTTTTANTTSSSSTITSSWGFTNYTNSDHQIGLEIPKFKSLSPSSLPLSPPPVSPSSFLSIPPSGFSPGALLDSPVLFSNILASPTTEAFNWISNQQNISKMEENNYFDFSFQTQTRPSSNSVSVEESVKRQQEPWNFNKPTKESDFSTENPGVKSEFAPMESFSSDMASYQTNVQSNAAPQSGNYGHYNQSSAYTREQKRSEDGYNWRKYGQKQVKGSENPRSYFKCTFPDCPMKKKVERSLDGQITEIVYKGSHNHPKPTSTRRSSSSQSMQHSTCANSDLSDQSVGPLGNTHTDSFSMQNESSTSFGEDDFVEQGSPTSNPIGDDDENEPDAKRWKGENDIEGVIGTGSRTVREPRIVVQTTSDIDILDDGYRWRKYGQKVVKGNPNPRSYYKCTTTGCPVRKHVERASHDMRAVITTYEGKHNHDVPAARGSGYTLTRPLPNTNTGNVPVPIRPSVTAMASHSNLSNYSNSLNNTRFPSSSGSQAPYTAAMLQSTGSYGISGFAKPTGSYMMNQTQQSDGLFNRAKDEPRDDLFLESFLNSNS, encoded by the exons ATGGCAtcctcttcattttttatgaaCAACAGCATGGACAGTTTCAGCCAAAACAGAACAACTACTACTGCTAATactacttcttcttcttcaactatTACTAGTAGCTGGGGATTCACTAATTATACAAATTCTGATCATCAAATTGGCCTTGAAATTCCAAAGTTTAAATCACTCTCACCGTCTTCACTTCCCTTATCTCCTCCTCCtgtttctccttcttctttcttATCGATCCCACCTTCTGGTTTTAGCCCCGGTGCGCTCTTGGACTCCCCTGTTCTTTTCTCTAAc ATTCTTGCTTCACCAACAACTGAAGCCTTCAACTGGATTAGCAATCAGCAAAATATCTCCAAGATGGAAGAGAATAACTACTTTGATTTCTCTTTTCAAACCCAAACAAGGCCTTCTTCCAACTCTGTTTCAGTG GAGGAATCAGTTAAGAGGCAACAAGAACCATGGAACTTCAATAAGCCCACAAAGGAATCTGATTTTTCAACAGAAAATCCAGGGGTGAAATCAGAATTTGCCCCAATGGAAAGCTTCTCTTCAGATATGGCATCATATCAAACAAATGTTCAGAGCAATGCTGCTCCTCAATCTGGTAATTACGGTCATTACAATCAATCATCTGCATATACACGAGAGCAGAAAAGATCAGAAGATGGTTATAATTGGAGAAAATACGGGCAAAAGCAAGTGAAAGGAAGCGAAAATCCCCGGAGTTATTTCAAATGTACTTTCCCGGATTGTCCGATgaagaaaaaagttgagaggTCGTTGGATGGACAGATTACTGAAATAGTGTATAAAGGGAGTCACAATCATCCCAAGCCTACATCTACTAGGAGATCATCATCTTCTCAATCAATGCAACACTCTACATGTGCCAATTCTGATCTTTCTGATCAGTCTGTCGGGCCGTTAGGCAACACACATACAGACTCTTTCTCTATGCAGAATGAGTCTTCAACCTCATTCGGAGAGGACGATTTTGTTGAGCAAGGATCACCAACGAGTAATCCCataggagatgatgatgaaaatgaacCTGATGCTAAAAGATG GAAGGGGGAAAATGACATTGAGGGTGTTATTGGTACCGGGAGCAGAACTGTGAGGGAGCCAAGAATTGTAGTTCAAACAACAAGTGATATAGACATACTTGATGATGGATACAGGTGGAGGAAATATGGACAGAAAGTAGTGAAAGGGAATCCTAATCCAAG GAGCTACTACAAGTGTACAACTACTGGATGTCCGGTAAGGAAACATGTAGAGCGAGCATCACATGATATGAGAGCTGTGATCACAACCTATGAAGGGAAACACAATCATGATGTTCCAGCAGCTCGTGGTAGCGGCTATACGTTGACTAGACCTTTACCTAATACTAATACCGGCAATGTGCCTGTGCCGATAAGGCCATCTGTAACCGCCATGGCTAGTCATtctaatttatcaaattactCTAACTCCCTTAACAACACTAGGTTTCCATCATCATCAGGAAGTCAAGCGCCATATACAGCCGCAATGCTGCAGAGCACAGGGAGTTATGGAATCTCAGGATTTGCAAAGCCAACAGGTTCATACATGATGAATCAGACTCAACAATCAGATGGTTTGTTCAATAGAGCCAAAGACGAGCCACGGGATGACTTATTCCTGGAATCATTCCTAAATTCAAATAGCTAA
- the LOC102607746 gene encoding probable protein phosphatase 2C 65, giving the protein MGGCCSIEVKYGSVYEEEEMERKDNYNNKKIGGEDDFVRVGDNGASVRLQGSSKNISMFTQQGRKGINQDAMTVWENFTGDKDTVFCGVFDGHGPAGHKIARHVRDNLPSKLSTAIKLLKRNHEDYSNGSKSSQNPFFRALEASLVKAYEELDDELGLASAVDSYSSGATAVNIIKKGEHLIIANLGDSRAVLCTRDDRNQLVPVQLTTDLKPEIAGEAERIRNCKGRVFAMDEEPDVYRVWMPDEDCPGLAMARAFGDFCLKGYGLISIPEISYRKLTREDQFVVLATDGVWDVLTNSEVIRTVACASKKEMAAKMLVSRAVRAWRTKYPGSKIDDCAAICLFLGHKPLLTKSKSDTSYCSSISQVSYPHAAGSRSMRSQATETELSVHSRMSLEEYSALKGVSRVNSLVKLPRFARGLSRRRSGNRFEDIAG; this is encoded by the exons ATGGGAGGTTGTTGTAGCATAGAGGTTAAGTATGGATCCGTCTATGAGGAGGAGGAAATGGAACGCaaagataattataataataagaaaattggcGGGGAAGATGATTTTGTGAGAGTTGGTGATAATGGAGCCTCTGTCAGATTACAAGGATCTTCTAAGAATATTTCTATGTTTACACAACAAGGAAGAAAAGGTATAAATCAAGATGCCATGACTGTTTGGGAG AACTTTACTGGTGATAAAGATACAGTCTTCTGCGGAGTGTTTGATGGCCACGGACCTGCGGGTCACAAGATTGCTCGTCATGTACGTGACAATTTACCATCAAAGCTCTCTACAGCAATCAAGCTTCTCAAGAGAAATCATGAAGATTATAGTAATGGTTCCAAATCTAGTCAAAATCCATTCTTTCGTGCTTTGGAGGCTAGCTTAGTTAAAGCTTATGAAGAACTTGATGATGAACTTGGCTTGGCATCTGCAGTGGACAGCTACAGCAGTGGTGCAACTGCTGTaaatatcatcaaaaag GGAGAACACTTGATAATTGCCAATTTGGGTGATTCTAGAGCTGTTCTTTGCACTAGAGATGATAGAAACCAACTCGTTCCTGTCCAACTCACAACTGATTTGAAACCTGAGATTGCAG GTGAAGCTGAAAGAATCAGGAATTGTAAAGGCAGAGTTTTTGCAATGGATGAAGAACCAGACGTGTATAGAGTATGGATGCCTGATGAAGATTGCCCTGGTCTAGCCATGGCCAGGGCTTTCGGAGATTTTTGCTTGAAGGGTTACGGCCTTATCTCAATTCCTGAAATTTCTTACAGAAAACTTACTAGAGAGGATCAGTTTGTGGTTCTAGCAACCGATGGG GTATGGGATGTTTTGACAAACAGTGAGGTGATAAGAACAGTAGCTTGTGCGAGCAAGAAAGAAATGGCAGCAAAAATGCTAGTAAGTCGAGCAGTTAGAGCCTGGAGAACAAAATATCCAGGTTCCAAGATTGACGATTGTGCCGCGATTTGCTTATTCCTGGGACACAAGCCTCTgttaacaaaatcaaaatctgacACGAGCTATTGCAGCAGCATAAGTCAAGTAAGTTATCCGCACGCCGCTGGTAGTAGATCAATGAGAAGTCAAGCAACAGAGACCGAATTGTCCGTGCACAGCAGGATGTCCCTGGAAGAATATAGCGCACTTAAAGGAGTTAGTAGAGTTAATTCTTTAGTGAAGCTTCCTCGATTTGCACGTGGATTGAGCCGGCGAAGATCAGGAAATCGTTTTGAAGATATTGCAGggtga
- the LOC102608338 gene encoding uncharacterized protein LOC102608338, which produces MMEPTVGKPSFLRNILVRVLLFSVLIIVVRFAYVVTIAGESCNLGDFCFFSLPDNFNLVTIGAGTGASGITANKAVRSNVVSPSRRDMYTSKEWIKAVNFYSSVFQDLISEGYLSQNAKSLCVETQYGQDVFALKEIGVEDSIGIFKKSSKPLVISGEGHRIPFDGNTFDFVFVGGARLEKASKPLDFASEIVRTLKPEGFAVVHVRAKDEYSFNSFLDLFNSCKLVKSRDIDGIDSSLPYIREIVLKKESDLILDHRENLPDGNVANKCSVPGYKQAFVRKAEPLIMEEPLKPWITMKRNIKNIKYLPSMADISFKNRYVYVDVGARSYGSSIGSWFKKQYPKQNKTFDVYAIEADKTFHEEYKVKKKVKLLPYAAWVRNETLSFQINHDPDKEVVVKGRGMGRIQPVQSLSDGGFDGEVDRIQGFDFADWLKNTVTDKDFVVMKMDVEGTEFDLIPRLFETGAICLIDEIFLECHYNRWQRCCPGQRSPKYEKTYEQCLELFTSLRQNGVLVHQWW; this is translated from the coding sequence ATGATGGAGCCCACCGTAGGAAAACCGAGCTTTTTGAGGAATATTCTAGTGCGGGTGCTTTTATTCAGCGTTTTAATCATAGTCGTCCGATTTGCTTACGTCGTTACAATCGCCGGCGAATCATGCAATCTCGGCGACTTTTGTTTCTTCTCACTACCGGACAATTTCAATCTCGTTACTATCGGCGCCGGTACTGGAGCTTCGGGGATAACCGCCAACAAAGCGGTCCGATCTAATGTTGTGAGTCCCAGCCGCCGTGATATGTACACCAGCAAAGAGTGGATCAAGGCCGTTAATTTCTACTCGTCCGTTTTCCAAGATCTGATTTCCGAAGGCTACCTCTCGCAAAACGCGAAATCTTTGTGCGTTGAGACGCAATACGGCCAGGACGTTTTCGCTTTGAAAGAGATCGGCGTTGAGGACTCGAttggaatttttaaaaagtcgTCGAAGCCATTGGTGATTTCGGGCGAGGGGCATCGGATACCGTTTGATGGTAATACGTTTGATTTTGTCTTTGTCGGTGGGGCCAGATTGGAGAAAGCATCCAAACCGTTGGATTTTGCCTCAGAGATCGTACGGACGCTGAAACCCGAAGGGTTTGCTGTGGTCCACGTGAGGGCTAAAGATGAGTATAGTTTCAATTCGTTTCTTGATTTATTCAATTCTTGCAAGTTAGTCAAGTCACGTGATATTGATGGGATTGATTCTTCATTGCCTTACATTAGAGAAATTGTGTTAAAGAAAGAGAGTGATTTGATTCTTGACCATCGGGAGAATTTACCCGATGGCAATGTTGCAAATAAGTGCTCAGTTCCGGGCTATAAGCAAGCATTTGTCCGGAAAGCAGAGCCGTTGATTATGGAGGAGCCATTGAAGCCATGGATTACGATGAAGAGAAATATAAAGAATATAAAGTATTTACCATCAATGGCTGATATAAGTTTCAAGAATAGATATGTGTATGTTGATGTGGGAGCTAGGAGTTATGGTTCTAGTATAGGGAGTTGGTTTAAGAAGCAGTATccgaaacaaaacaaaaccttTGATGTGTATGCAATTGAGGCTGATAAGACTTTTCATGAAGAGTATAAGGTGAAGAAAAAGGTGAAATTGTTGCCCTATGCAGCTTGGGTGAGGAATGAGACTTTGTCGTTTCAAATTAATCATGACCCGGATAAGGAAGTGGTGGTTAAAGGTAGGGGCATGGGGAGAATTCAGCCTGTGCAGTCGTTATCAGATGGTGGGTTTGATGGTGAAGTGGATAGGATTCAGGGGTTCGATTTTGCGGATTGGTTGAAGAACACTGTGACGGATAAGGATTTTGTGGTTATGAAAATGGATGTTGAAGGGACTGAGTTTGATTTGATCCCGAGGTTGTTTGAGACTGGGGCGATATGTTTGATAGATGAGATCTTTCTTGAATGCCATTACAATAGGTGGCAGAGATGCTGTCCCGGACAAAGGAGTCCGAAGTATGAGAAGACATATGAGCAATGCTTGGAGTTATTTACTTCTCTCAGACAGAATGGTGTTCTAGTTCATCAATGGTGGTGA